In a genomic window of Rhodovulum sp. P5:
- the msrA gene encoding peptide-methionine (S)-S-oxide reductase MsrA codes for MIRALKDIKPALLIAAIALGIAAECHEAKAAEMKTAIVAGGCFWCVEADFEKVKGVAEVVSGFTGGTVADPSYKQVVRGGTGHYEAVKITYDPASVSYAQLVTLFFRSVDPTDAGGQFCDRGHSYRTAIFVSDPAEKAAAEAALQKAETALGQDIVTPILPAAPFYPAEAYHQDYYKKSDLVLTRFGPQSKAEAYKKYRKACGRDARVRQLWGNQAPFAGS; via the coding sequence ATGATCCGCGCACTGAAAGACATCAAACCCGCCCTTCTGATCGCCGCAATCGCGCTTGGCATCGCCGCGGAATGCCACGAGGCAAAAGCGGCCGAGATGAAGACCGCCATCGTCGCGGGCGGTTGTTTCTGGTGCGTGGAAGCCGATTTCGAGAAGGTGAAAGGCGTGGCCGAGGTCGTGTCGGGCTTTACCGGCGGCACCGTCGCCGACCCGTCCTACAAGCAGGTGGTGCGCGGCGGAACCGGCCATTACGAGGCCGTGAAGATCACCTATGATCCGGCCAGCGTCAGCTATGCGCAGCTTGTAACGCTGTTCTTCCGGTCCGTCGATCCGACCGACGCAGGCGGGCAGTTCTGCGACCGGGGGCACAGTTATCGAACCGCCATTTTCGTCTCTGATCCAGCCGAAAAGGCCGCTGCCGAAGCGGCACTGCAAAAGGCCGAAACCGCGTTGGGGCAAGACATCGTCACGCCGATCCTGCCCGCCGCGCCCTTCTATCCGGCCGAGGCGTACCATCAGGACTATTACAAGAAGTCAGATCTGGTGCTGACCCGGTTCGGGCCGCAATCCAAGGCAGAGGCTTACAAGAAATACCGCAAGGCCTGCGGGCGCGATGCGCGCGTGCGTCAGTTGTGGGGGAATCAGGCGCCCTTTGCCGGATCCTGA
- the mutS gene encoding DNA mismatch repair protein MutS, producing the protein MMAQYLEIKAAHPQALLFYRMGDFYEMFFDDAVAAAEALDIALTKRGKHQGADIPMCGVPVHAAESYLLTLIRKGFRVAVCEQMEDPAEAKKRGSKSVVKRDVVRLVTPGTLTEDSLLEARRHNFLAAFAALRGEGALAWVDISTGAFRVMDCPPVRLGPELARLAPREVLLSEASESDWTDTVTDAGASLTPLSRASFDSGSAVKRLGAVFGVGTLEGFGAFSRAELSAMGALVDYLEITQKGKLPLLRPPVRESAGGTVQIDAATRRNLELTASLSGGREGSLLHAIDRTVTAPGARLLERRISSPSRDLGMIRSRLAAVRALVEDTGLCDSLRGALRKCPDMDRALSRLALDRGGPRDLAAIRNGLTQAGVIQGQLHGDLPELIRDAAEALTGHDDLLDLLDRALVAEPPLMLRDGGFIAPGHEEDLDEARKLRDEGRGVIAAMQTDFARETGISSLKVKHNNVLGYFIEVTATHADKMLSPPLSETFIHRQTTANALRFTTVELSDLETRILNAGNRALEIEKRLYDSLKTAILDRAGPVGQAAAALAEIDLAASLADLARGEDWCEPMVEDSRAFEITGGRHPVVERALRKQGGGPFIANDCGLADGTDGAAIWLLTGPNMAGKSTFLRQNALVALLAQAGSYVPAASARIGLVSQIFSRVGASDDLARGRSTFMVEMVETAAILNQADDRALVILDEIGRGTATYDGLSIAWATLEHLHDVNRCRALFATHYHELTALAHKLTGVENATVAVKEWEGDVIFLHEVRQGAADRSYGVQVARLAGLPHAVVERARVVLEALEKGERESGRPQKALIDDLPLFRAVAPPPPQPKGRSAAEEKLAGVHPDELTPKQALELIYELKRLADG; encoded by the coding sequence ATGATGGCGCAGTATCTGGAGATCAAGGCCGCGCATCCGCAGGCGCTCCTGTTCTACCGGATGGGCGATTTCTACGAGATGTTCTTTGACGACGCGGTAGCGGCCGCCGAAGCGCTGGACATCGCGCTGACCAAACGCGGCAAGCATCAGGGCGCCGATATCCCGATGTGCGGCGTCCCGGTCCATGCGGCCGAAAGCTATCTGCTGACGCTGATCCGCAAGGGGTTCCGCGTGGCCGTCTGCGAACAGATGGAGGACCCGGCCGAGGCGAAAAAGCGCGGGTCGAAGTCGGTCGTGAAACGCGATGTCGTCCGGCTGGTCACCCCCGGCACGCTGACCGAGGATTCGCTGCTGGAAGCGCGGCGCCACAATTTCCTTGCCGCCTTCGCCGCGCTGCGGGGAGAAGGAGCGTTGGCCTGGGTCGATATCTCTACCGGTGCGTTCCGCGTGATGGACTGCCCCCCGGTGCGCCTTGGCCCGGAACTGGCGCGGCTGGCCCCACGCGAAGTCTTGCTGTCCGAGGCGAGCGAGAGCGATTGGACCGATACAGTGACGGACGCCGGCGCGTCCCTCACCCCCCTGTCCCGCGCCAGTTTCGACAGCGGATCGGCGGTCAAACGGCTGGGTGCGGTGTTCGGCGTGGGCACGCTGGAAGGGTTCGGCGCGTTTTCCCGTGCGGAACTGTCGGCCATGGGGGCGCTGGTCGACTATCTTGAGATCACGCAAAAGGGCAAACTGCCGCTGTTGCGTCCGCCCGTCCGGGAAAGCGCGGGCGGCACCGTGCAGATCGACGCGGCAACCCGGCGCAACCTGGAACTGACGGCCAGCCTGTCGGGCGGGCGTGAGGGCAGCCTGCTCCATGCCATCGACCGGACGGTGACAGCCCCCGGTGCGCGGCTTTTGGAACGGCGGATTTCCAGCCCGTCGCGGGATCTGGGCATGATCCGCAGCCGGTTGGCCGCGGTCCGGGCCCTGGTCGAGGACACCGGCCTGTGCGACAGCTTGCGCGGCGCCCTGCGAAAATGCCCCGACATGGACCGCGCGCTGTCACGCCTTGCGCTGGACCGGGGCGGCCCCCGCGATCTGGCCGCAATCCGGAACGGTCTGACACAGGCCGGCGTGATTCAAGGTCAGCTTCACGGGGATCTGCCCGAGTTGATCCGCGATGCGGCAGAGGCATTGACAGGCCATGACGATCTGCTGGATCTGCTGGACCGCGCGCTGGTGGCCGAGCCGCCGCTTATGCTGCGCGACGGCGGGTTCATCGCCCCGGGTCATGAAGAAGACCTTGATGAGGCGCGCAAGCTGCGGGACGAGGGGCGCGGCGTCATCGCCGCGATGCAGACCGACTTTGCCCGCGAAACCGGGATCTCCTCTCTCAAGGTCAAGCACAACAATGTGCTGGGCTATTTCATCGAGGTCACGGCGACCCATGCCGACAAGATGCTGTCGCCGCCCCTGTCCGAAACCTTCATCCACCGGCAAACGACGGCGAACGCCCTGCGCTTTACAACGGTGGAGCTTTCCGATCTGGAAACCCGCATTCTGAATGCCGGGAACCGGGCGCTGGAGATTGAAAAACGGCTCTATGACAGCCTGAAGACGGCCATTCTGGATCGGGCGGGTCCGGTCGGACAGGCCGCTGCCGCACTGGCCGAGATCGACCTTGCCGCTTCGTTGGCCGATCTGGCGCGGGGCGAGGACTGGTGCGAACCCATGGTCGAAGACAGCCGCGCGTTCGAGATCACGGGCGGGCGGCACCCGGTGGTCGAACGCGCCTTGCGAAAACAGGGCGGCGGGCCGTTCATCGCCAATGATTGCGGGTTGGCAGACGGGACGGACGGCGCGGCCATCTGGTTGCTGACCGGGCCCAACATGGCGGGCAAGTCCACCTTCCTGCGTCAGAACGCCTTGGTCGCGCTCTTGGCGCAGGCGGGCAGTTACGTGCCCGCGGCCAGCGCCCGGATCGGGTTGGTGTCGCAGATCTTCAGCCGGGTGGGCGCGTCGGACGATCTGGCCCGCGGCCGGTCGACCTTCATGGTCGAGATGGTGGAGACCGCCGCGATCCTGAACCAGGCGGACGACCGGGCGCTGGTGATCCTTGATGAAATCGGGCGCGGCACGGCGACCTATGACGGTTTGTCCATCGCCTGGGCCACGCTGGAACACCTGCATGATGTCAACCGATGCCGCGCGCTGTTCGCCACCCACTATCACGAACTGACAGCGCTGGCGCACAAGCTAACGGGTGTGGAGAACGCCACCGTGGCCGTGAAGGAATGGGAAGGCGACGTGATCTTCCTGCACGAGGTCCGGCAGGGCGCGGCTGACCGGTCTTACGGTGTGCAGGTCGCGCGACTGGCCGGGTTGCCCCATGCGGTGGTCGAGCGCGCCCGCGTCGTTCTGGAAGCCTTGGAAAAAGGGGAGCGGGAAAGCGGGCGGCCGCAAAAGGCGCTGATCGACGATCTGCCGCTCTTCCGGGCGGTTGCCCCGCCCCCACCCCAGCCGAAGGGACGGTCAGCCGCCGAAGAAAAGCTCGCCGGGGTGCATCCCGACGAGCTGACACCGAAACAGGCATTGGAGCTGATCTACGAGTTGAAGCGACTGGCCGACGGTTAA
- a CDS encoding ribokinase, translating to MTVYCLGSINADHVYSVPHLPVPGETIAAHGLTRGLGGKGANQSVAAARAGADVVHIGAVGPDGDWAVARLAGFGIDTAPVAVVEDPTGHAIINVGADGENAIVIYPGANLRQGDARIAAALAQAGPGDTLLLQNETSHQVQAACLAAAQGLRVIYSAAPFDLDAVASVLPHVSLLAVNAIEAAQLDAAFGAARGAEVIVTEGAQGACWRFDGGEVRVPAFPVQAVDTTGAGDCFIGSVAAALDRGLDRAGALRFASAAAALQVTRLGTADAIPSRTEVEAFLGRVQDPAKGA from the coding sequence GTGACGGTCTACTGCCTCGGCTCGATCAATGCGGACCATGTCTATTCGGTGCCGCATCTGCCCGTGCCGGGGGAAACCATCGCGGCCCACGGCCTGACCCGCGGGCTGGGCGGGAAGGGGGCCAACCAGTCCGTCGCGGCCGCGCGTGCCGGGGCGGACGTCGTGCATATCGGCGCGGTCGGGCCCGATGGGGACTGGGCTGTCGCGCGGTTGGCAGGTTTCGGGATCGATACCGCGCCTGTCGCGGTGGTGGAGGATCCGACCGGTCACGCCATCATCAATGTCGGCGCCGATGGCGAAAATGCGATCGTGATCTATCCCGGCGCCAATCTGCGGCAGGGCGACGCCCGGATCGCCGCGGCGCTGGCGCAGGCGGGGCCGGGCGATACGCTGCTGCTGCAGAACGAAACCTCCCACCAGGTGCAGGCGGCATGTCTTGCCGCGGCGCAGGGACTGCGTGTGATCTATTCCGCAGCGCCGTTCGATCTGGACGCCGTTGCATCCGTTCTGCCCCATGTGTCCCTTCTGGCCGTCAATGCGATCGAGGCCGCGCAGCTTGATGCCGCGTTTGGCGCGGCGCGTGGGGCCGAGGTGATCGTGACCGAGGGCGCGCAAGGGGCGTGCTGGCGGTTTGATGGTGGTGAGGTTCGCGTGCCGGCATTCCCGGTTCAGGCGGTCGACACGACCGGGGCCGGGGACTGTTTCATCGGTTCCGTCGCCGCTGCGCTAGACCGGGGTCTGGATCGGGCGGGGGCCTTGCGTTTTGCCTCGGCTGCCGCGGCGCTTCAGGTCACACGGTTGGGGACCGCCGACGCGATCCCGTCTCGGACCGAGGTCGAAGCGTTTCTTGGCCGCGTTCAGGATCCGGCAAAGGGCGCCTGA
- a CDS encoding NADP-dependent malic enzyme encodes MADNSKITPEEALSYHIEPVPGKYEIVASKPMTTQRDLSLAYSPGVAVPVQAIADAPEAAYDYTCKGNMVAVISNGTAILGLGNLGALASKPVMEGKSVLFKRFADVNAIDIELDTEDPEEIIKAVKLMGPTFGGINLEDIKAPECFIIEQRLKEEMDIPVFHDDQHGTAVICAAGLINALHISGKKIEDCRIVLNGAGAAGIACLELIKAMGAKHENCIACDSKGVIYQGRTEGMNQWKSAHAVPTEARTLEDAMKGADVFLGVSVKDAVTPEMVTSMGESPVIFAMANPDPEITPEDAQRVRADAIVATGRSDYPNQVNNVLGFPYLFRGALDIHARAINDEMKIACAQALADLAREDVPDEVAMAYGKKLSFGRDYIIPTPFDPRLIYTIPPAVARAGMETGAARRPIVDMDGYEHHLKARMDPTASVLSGIAARAKAAQARMIFAEGDDERVLRAAVSYQRSGYGKALVVGRESDVREKLEQAGLGDAYRELEVVNAANSRHLEAYRSFLYQRLQRKGYDTHDINRLAQRDRHVFSALMLAHGHGDALVTGATRKSAHVLELINHVFDATAQDGAVGVTALLSKGRIVFIADTLVHEWPEEEDLATIAEQAAGVARSLGIEPRVAFLSFSTFGYPVSERAIKMHKASAALDRRGADFEYDGEMTVDVALNPTAMAKYPFCRLTGPANVLVVPARHSASISVKLMQEMAGATVIGPILAGVDKPIQICGTVSTVNDILNMALLAACEVG; translated from the coding sequence ATGGCCGACAATTCCAAGATCACGCCGGAAGAGGCGCTGAGCTATCACATCGAACCCGTTCCGGGGAAATACGAGATCGTGGCGTCGAAACCCATGACGACGCAACGGGACCTCAGCCTTGCCTACAGTCCGGGCGTCGCGGTTCCGGTACAGGCCATCGCAGACGCGCCGGAAGCCGCCTATGACTACACCTGCAAGGGCAACATGGTGGCCGTGATTTCGAACGGCACGGCGATCCTGGGGCTGGGCAATCTGGGGGCCTTGGCCTCCAAGCCTGTGATGGAGGGCAAATCGGTCCTCTTCAAACGCTTCGCCGACGTCAACGCCATCGACATCGAACTGGATACCGAGGATCCGGAAGAGATCATCAAGGCGGTCAAGCTGATGGGGCCGACCTTCGGCGGGATCAACCTAGAAGACATCAAGGCGCCGGAATGCTTCATCATCGAACAGCGCCTGAAAGAAGAGATGGACATCCCCGTCTTCCACGACGACCAGCACGGCACCGCCGTGATCTGTGCGGCGGGGCTGATCAACGCGCTGCATATCTCGGGCAAGAAGATCGAGGATTGCAGGATCGTGCTGAACGGGGCCGGGGCCGCCGGGATCGCCTGTCTTGAACTGATCAAGGCGATGGGCGCCAAGCATGAAAACTGCATCGCCTGCGATTCCAAGGGCGTGATCTACCAGGGTCGCACCGAGGGCATGAACCAGTGGAAATCGGCCCATGCCGTCCCGACCGAGGCGCGCACGCTGGAAGACGCGATGAAGGGGGCCGACGTCTTTCTTGGCGTCAGCGTGAAGGATGCCGTCACGCCCGAGATGGTGACCAGCATGGGCGAAAGCCCGGTGATCTTTGCCATGGCCAACCCCGATCCGGAAATCACCCCCGAAGACGCACAGCGCGTGCGGGCCGATGCCATCGTGGCCACGGGGCGCAGCGACTATCCCAACCAGGTGAACAACGTTCTTGGCTTTCCCTATCTCTTCCGTGGGGCGCTGGATATTCACGCCCGTGCCATCAATGACGAGATGAAGATCGCCTGTGCCCAGGCGCTGGCCGACCTGGCGCGCGAGGACGTGCCGGACGAAGTCGCCATGGCCTATGGCAAGAAACTGTCCTTTGGGCGGGACTACATCATCCCCACGCCCTTCGATCCCCGGCTGATCTATACCATTCCGCCGGCGGTTGCCCGCGCGGGGATGGAAACCGGGGCGGCGCGTCGACCCATCGTCGACATGGACGGGTATGAACATCACCTCAAGGCGCGGATGGATCCCACGGCGTCGGTCCTGTCGGGGATCGCGGCGCGCGCCAAGGCGGCGCAGGCGCGGATGATCTTTGCCGAGGGCGACGACGAACGCGTGTTGCGTGCCGCGGTCAGCTATCAGCGGTCGGGCTATGGCAAGGCGCTGGTCGTGGGCCGCGAATCCGATGTCCGTGAAAAGCTGGAGCAGGCGGGCCTTGGCGATGCCTATCGCGAGCTTGAGGTCGTGAACGCCGCCAATTCCCGCCATCTGGAGGCGTACCGGTCCTTCCTGTACCAGCGCCTTCAGCGCAAGGGCTATGATACGCACGACATCAACCGTCTGGCGCAGCGCGACCGGCATGTCTTCTCGGCCCTGATGCTGGCGCATGGGCATGGCGATGCGCTGGTGACCGGCGCCACGCGAAAATCGGCCCATGTGCTGGAGCTGATCAACCACGTCTTCGATGCCACCGCGCAGGACGGGGCCGTGGGTGTGACGGCGCTACTCAGCAAAGGGCGGATCGTCTTCATCGCCGACACGCTGGTGCATGAATGGCCCGAGGAAGAGGATCTGGCCACCATCGCGGAACAGGCGGCGGGAGTGGCCCGCAGCCTGGGAATCGAGCCGCGGGTGGCCTTCCTGTCATTCTCGACCTTCGGCTATCCGGTCAGCGAGCGCGCGATCAAGATGCACAAGGCGTCGGCGGCGCTGGACCGTCGCGGGGCGGATTTCGAATATGATGGCGAGATGACCGTCGATGTCGCGCTGAACCCCACGGCGATGGCGAAATATCCGTTCTGCCGTCTGACGGGGCCGGCGAATGTGCTGGTGGTCCCGGCGCGGCATTCTGCCTCGATCTCGGTCAAGCTGATGCAGGAAATGGCCGGCGCCACGGTGATCGGCCCGATCCTTGCCGGCGTGGACAAGCCGATCCAGATCTGCGGGACGGTCTCCACGGTCAATGACATCCTGAACATGGCGCTTCTGGCGGCGTGTGAGGTCGGCTAG